Proteins co-encoded in one Candidatus Binataceae bacterium genomic window:
- a CDS encoding LLM class flavin-dependent oxidoreductase codes for MSVEFIGMIGTQAASEIHPPKGPAIDIDYVRRFCQAHEQSDFDRILIGYFSNAADGFVVASYAAFVTQKLGLMLAHRPGFVAPTLAARKLATLDHFSGGRLAVHIISGGDDDDQARDGDYTSHDERYARTDEYVEILRRIWTADKPVDHEGRFYKFRRSYSDVKPLQKPHIPIYFGGSSDAALAIAGKHADVYALWGEPLAEAAKTIARVRASAARYGRSVRFSLSTRPVLASTEEAAWMRARQIIERIREIRGQAMLGSGKKAPQAVGSQRLLEAAAQGEVLDTRLWTAVAAATGARGNTTALVGTPEQVAESMLKYHDLGVTTFLIRGFDPLEDAIDYGRELIPIVRREIARRDAQADAPRNAAGQV; via the coding sequence ATGAGCGTGGAATTCATCGGCATGATTGGCACGCAGGCGGCCTCGGAGATTCATCCGCCCAAAGGCCCCGCGATAGACATCGACTACGTGCGGCGCTTTTGTCAGGCGCACGAGCAATCCGACTTCGATCGCATCCTGATTGGCTATTTCTCGAATGCTGCCGACGGATTCGTCGTCGCATCTTATGCGGCATTCGTCACGCAAAAGCTCGGCCTGATGCTCGCGCATCGGCCAGGATTCGTCGCGCCCACTCTGGCGGCGCGCAAGCTCGCGACGCTCGATCATTTCAGCGGCGGGCGCCTCGCGGTGCATATAATCTCGGGCGGCGACGACGACGATCAGGCCAGGGACGGCGACTACACCTCGCACGACGAGCGCTACGCGCGCACCGACGAGTACGTCGAAATCCTGCGCCGCATCTGGACGGCGGATAAACCCGTCGATCACGAGGGCCGCTTCTACAAGTTCCGCCGATCCTATTCCGACGTGAAGCCGCTTCAGAAACCGCACATCCCGATTTACTTCGGCGGCTCATCGGACGCGGCACTGGCGATCGCGGGAAAGCATGCCGACGTATACGCGCTGTGGGGCGAGCCGCTTGCGGAGGCGGCGAAAACGATCGCACGCGTGCGCGCGTCGGCCGCCCGCTATGGACGGAGCGTGCGCTTCAGTCTCTCGACCCGTCCTGTTCTGGCTTCGACCGAAGAAGCGGCATGGATGCGCGCCCGACAGATCATCGAAAGGATTCGCGAGATTCGCGGCCAGGCGATGCTCGGGTCCGGGAAAAAGGCGCCGCAGGCCGTGGGATCGCAGCGATTGCTCGAAGCCGCGGCGCAGGGCGAGGTGCTCGATACTCGCCTTTGGACGGCGGTCGCAGCGGCCACCGGCGCGCGCGGTAATACCACGGCGCTGGTCGGCACGCCGGAACAGGTCGCCGAGTCGATGCTCAAGTATCACGACCTGGGGGTCACGACTTTTCTCATCCGCGGCTTCGATCCGCTCGAAGACGCGATCGACTACGGCCGCGAGTTGATTCCGATCGTGCGGCGCGAGATCGCGCGCCGCGACGCGCAGGCCGACGCGCCTCGCAACGCAGCAGGACAGGTGTAA